In one Pseudanabaenaceae cyanobacterium SKYG29 genomic region, the following are encoded:
- a CDS encoding BCD family MFS transporter, which translates to MTATVNPPKLPLREMFRLGLFQLGLGIMNLLTLGLLNRVMINELAIPPAIAAGLSAIPLFMSPARVWFGQLSDSKPLWGYHRSSYVWLGSALFSFSVWLALQSLWQLGESLYTQDWSALTITWLIVLALLFAVFGLTLSMSSTPFAALLVDITDEEERSRLVGVVWSLLMVGIVIGAITVARLLGTPAAEVNPKEAISVFSDPIRATALRGAIDRVFIIVPSVVVALSFLATWGIEKRYSRFGERIVDREDQIGLRQALKILTTSRQTTKFFVFLIFMTLGIFMQDAVLEPYGATVFGMSIGETTKLNAPFGIGTLLGISLSGFLIAPSIGKQNTARLGCTSTIGTLILLILVGETVDKNLLRLVVLFFGFASGITTTGAISLMLDLTAVATAGTFIGAWGLAQAIARGSATFLGGLTLEIGKQIFPTHLFPTPLLAYSFVFSLQIVMMALAILLLNQVNVKEFQETTKKAILEVIASDVE; encoded by the coding sequence ATGACAGCAACAGTTAATCCACCAAAACTTCCCCTCAGGGAGATGTTTCGCCTTGGTCTGTTTCAGCTGGGCTTGGGTATTATGAACCTCCTCACCTTGGGTTTACTCAACCGTGTCATGATCAATGAATTGGCAATTCCCCCAGCGATCGCGGCGGGTTTGAGTGCTATTCCCCTGTTTATGTCCCCAGCGCGGGTGTGGTTTGGGCAGTTGTCAGACAGTAAACCTCTGTGGGGGTATCACCGCAGCAGCTATGTCTGGTTGGGTTCAGCCCTGTTTAGTTTTTCTGTGTGGTTAGCCTTGCAATCTCTCTGGCAATTGGGGGAAAGTTTATACACCCAGGATTGGTCTGCTTTGACAATTACTTGGTTGATTGTACTAGCTTTGCTGTTTGCTGTTTTTGGTCTGACCTTGAGCATGAGTTCTACCCCCTTTGCTGCCCTACTGGTGGACATTACCGATGAGGAAGAGCGATCGCGGCTAGTAGGGGTTGTCTGGTCTTTGTTGATGGTGGGAATTGTCATTGGGGCAATCACTGTTGCCCGCTTGCTGGGTACTCCCGCTGCCGAAGTGAACCCCAAAGAAGCGATCAGTGTCTTTAGTGATCCCATTAGAGCCACGGCGTTGCGGGGAGCGATCGATCGGGTGTTTATTATCGTTCCCAGTGTTGTGGTGGCTTTGAGTTTCCTGGCTACCTGGGGCATAGAGAAGCGCTATTCCCGCTTTGGGGAGCGCATAGTCGATCGGGAGGATCAAATTGGGTTACGGCAAGCCCTGAAAATCCTGACCACTAGCCGCCAGACCACCAAGTTTTTTGTCTTCCTCATATTTATGACCCTAGGAATATTCATGCAGGATGCGGTGCTAGAACCTTACGGGGCAACAGTTTTTGGTATGAGTATTGGGGAGACCACGAAGTTGAATGCTCCCTTTGGTATTGGCACCCTACTAGGGATTAGTTTAAGTGGCTTTTTAATTGCCCCCAGCATCGGCAAACAGAATACGGCTCGCCTAGGTTGCACATCCACAATAGGGACATTGATTTTATTGATCCTAGTAGGAGAAACAGTAGACAAGAATTTACTGCGCCTAGTAGTTCTGTTCTTTGGTTTTGCCTCTGGCATTACTACCACAGGGGCAATTAGTTTGATGTTAGATTTAACAGCAGTCGCCACAGCAGGCACCTTTATTGGGGCTTGGGGGTTAGCTCAGGCAATTGCCCGCGGGTCAGCAACCTTTTTGGGCGGGTTAACCTTAGAAATCGGTAAACAAATTTTTCCCACTCATCTTTTTCCCACTCCTCTGCTTGCCTACAGCTTTGTTTTTAGTTTACAAATTGTAATGATGGCTTTGGCTATTCTCTTGCTCAATCAAGTTAATGTCAAGGAATTCCAGGAAACTACTAAGAAGGCGATTTTGGAGGTAATTGCCAGCGATGTAGAGTGA
- a CDS encoding response regulator produces MVPKNKNVLVIDDQPDMCLIIQAALEELAGWNVVSTYSGEQGLDFLNTFTFDVILLDVSMPHLDGISVYKRIKENDKLKGIPVILITAKVSNKDYKRYQELDVAGVIAKPFSAIHLAEQIARILNWK; encoded by the coding sequence ATGGTACCTAAAAATAAGAATGTACTGGTGATTGATGACCAACCTGACATGTGCCTCATTATTCAAGCCGCCCTGGAAGAACTGGCGGGTTGGAATGTAGTCAGTACCTATTCAGGAGAGCAAGGTTTAGATTTTCTAAATACATTTACTTTTGATGTGATTTTACTAGATGTGTCCATGCCTCACTTGGACGGTATTTCCGTCTACAAAAGAATAAAGGAAAATGATAAATTAAAAGGCATACCAGTTATTCTCATCACTGCTAAAGTCAGTAACAAAGACTATAAGCGTTACCAGGAGCTAGACGTGGCAGGGGTCATTGCTAAACCCTTTAGTGCTATCCACCTCGCCGAACAAATTGCCCGAATTCTTAACTGGAAATAG
- a CDS encoding MinD/ParA family protein, whose product MTKIIPVHSFRGGTGKSNTTANVATAVAAMGQKVGIIDTDIQSPGIHILFNLSPKSVKKTLNDYLWNRCTLQESSYDVTPAPIKAKKGQILLIPASMDISEISKILRDGYNVKRLQDGLKKVGEQLKLDYLFIDTHPGINEETLLSLSLAHTLVVILRPDQQDFQGTAVIVDIARRLNVNRLLLVVNRVPAKFIPEQVKEQVEKTYQAKVAALLPNSEEMMELASRDLFYLRYPDHVLSQAYQAIAQQIHQPSSGEANPFLKNLFQRR is encoded by the coding sequence ATGACTAAGATTATACCAGTACATTCTTTTCGGGGTGGGACAGGCAAATCTAACACCACCGCTAATGTAGCTACTGCTGTAGCGGCGATGGGACAGAAAGTGGGGATCATAGACACGGACATTCAATCTCCGGGCATTCATATTTTATTCAACCTTTCCCCTAAAAGTGTGAAGAAGACCTTAAATGACTATTTGTGGAATCGCTGTACCCTGCAGGAAAGCAGCTACGATGTCACCCCTGCACCGATCAAGGCAAAAAAGGGGCAAATTCTCCTGATCCCCGCCAGTATGGATATTTCGGAAATCAGCAAGATTTTACGGGACGGTTACAATGTTAAACGACTACAGGACGGCTTAAAGAAGGTAGGGGAGCAATTGAAATTAGATTATTTGTTTATTGATACTCACCCTGGCATCAATGAAGAAACACTCCTGTCCCTTAGCTTAGCCCATACCCTAGTAGTTATACTGCGCCCTGACCAGCAAGATTTTCAGGGGACAGCCGTAATTGTCGATATTGCCCGTCGGTTGAATGTCAATCGTCTACTGTTAGTAGTCAATCGTGTACCAGCTAAATTCATACCAGAACAAGTAAAAGAACAAGTGGAAAAAACCTATCAAGCGAAAGTGGCTGCTCTGTTGCCCAACAGCGAAGAAATGATGGAATTGGCAAGTCGGGATTTATTCTATTTACGTTACCCTGACCATGTTTTAAGTCAAGCCTACCAAGCGATCGCTCAACAGATTCACCAACCTAGCAGTGGGGAAGCTAATCCTTTTTTGAAAAATCTATTCCAACGACGCTGA
- a CDS encoding TolC family protein, which produces MSLFWLGWVGAGRAELFPRLVLREQIDSWSQAIYEPSLPVGAEIGSLGKEQLPLGSQPATQVLLTHERLQEQIDSRWLEVYEPSLILAGEFMPIEVVQIDIVRGGSDPTIINKSPSDPVPTQVASAKPETIPFTLEEAIARGEAESQELKIARKELERAQLSLQEIKLGFFPSLDFNLGLNRTLSADEDIAAQVGRSQGLRNFSFAQQRIGELNNQLSFLQSQPAPDQFADPIGFMQREQQLQAIREELNNAQQQQSQALSLIGGGASPTTRVQADFTVSYNISSFGRRERDVKAAAIQVNIADLAVKIIRANLRLNISNAYYELQDAKEQIRIEEAALKEANRSRSDATALKEAGLGTRFDELSASVQQGNVLQRLVRAQSQVQIAASRLAELLNLPPNVLPEPADPPTRLAATWDKTLAETIELALQNRLELLQQLEQSQFFREQKARALAELSPNLNLSASFSTVFTNTDSRSESAARGLGAGYALGVNLTWNLIDWGRAKNRAEQADKSQEIALLRLEQIKNQIQREVREAYAQLQASARNVEAARLVVEQGENALRLARLRFQAGVGTQIETLTSETQLTQAQVNLSRAILDYNRAFAALQRAIGATAQSTAP; this is translated from the coding sequence ATGTCGCTCTTCTGGCTAGGATGGGTGGGAGCTGGAAGAGCAGAGTTATTCCCTAGGCTAGTTCTGCGGGAGCAAATCGATAGCTGGTCACAGGCAATCTACGAGCCGAGTTTACCAGTGGGAGCCGAGATAGGGAGCTTAGGTAAGGAGCAACTACCCCTGGGCAGTCAACCTGCAACACAAGTTTTGCTAACTCACGAGAGACTACAGGAACAGATTGATAGTCGGTGGTTAGAGGTATACGAACCAAGTTTGATCCTGGCAGGGGAGTTTATGCCGATCGAGGTAGTGCAGATAGATATAGTACGGGGTGGCAGCGACCCAACGATTATTAATAAATCCCCTTCCGACCCTGTACCTACTCAGGTTGCTTCCGCCAAACCAGAAACGATCCCTTTCACTCTAGAGGAAGCGATCGCCAGGGGAGAGGCAGAAAGTCAGGAATTAAAAATTGCCCGCAAAGAATTAGAACGGGCGCAACTAAGTTTACAGGAAATTAAGCTGGGATTTTTCCCTAGCTTGGATTTTAACTTAGGTCTAAATCGTACTCTCAGTGCTGATGAAGATATTGCCGCCCAGGTTGGTCGCTCCCAAGGCTTGCGCAATTTCAGCTTTGCCCAACAACGGATAGGTGAACTCAATAATCAGCTCTCCTTCCTCCAGTCCCAGCCAGCGCCAGACCAGTTTGCTGACCCGATCGGTTTCATGCAACGGGAACAACAACTACAAGCTATTCGAGAAGAACTGAATAATGCCCAGCAACAGCAAAGTCAGGCTTTAAGTCTTATCGGTGGGGGGGCATCTCCCACAACCAGAGTGCAGGCGGATTTTACTGTCTCCTACAACATATCCAGTTTTGGGCGGCGGGAACGAGATGTCAAAGCGGCAGCAATTCAGGTCAATATTGCCGATTTGGCAGTCAAAATTATTCGGGCGAATTTGCGGTTAAATATCAGCAATGCCTATTACGAACTGCAGGATGCCAAAGAACAAATCCGCATTGAGGAAGCTGCCCTCAAGGAAGCCAACCGCAGTAGGTCAGATGCTACCGCCCTTAAGGAAGCAGGTTTGGGCACTAGATTTGATGAACTGAGTGCTTCTGTGCAACAGGGGAACGTTTTACAAAGGTTAGTACGGGCCCAGTCCCAAGTACAGATAGCTGCTAGTCGTCTGGCGGAGTTACTCAATTTGCCCCCTAATGTCCTGCCTGAACCCGCGGATCCCCCGACCCGTTTGGCGGCAACTTGGGATAAAACTTTAGCGGAAACGATCGAGTTAGCTTTACAGAACCGCCTGGAACTGCTGCAACAACTAGAGCAGAGTCAATTCTTCCGTGAACAAAAAGCCCGTGCCCTGGCGGAACTCTCCCCCAATCTCAATTTATCCGCTTCCTTTAGTACCGTATTTACTAATACTGATAGTAGGAGTGAGAGTGCTGCTAGGGGACTAGGAGCAGGTTATGCCCTAGGGGTAAATTTAACCTGGAATTTAATTGACTGGGGCAGGGCAAAAAACAGAGCTGAACAGGCGGACAAGTCCCAGGAAATCGCTCTCCTACGCCTAGAACAAATTAAGAACCAAATCCAACGGGAAGTAAGGGAAGCCTACGCCCAACTGCAAGCCAGTGCCAGAAATGTAGAAGCAGCTCGCTTAGTGGTAGAACAGGGGGAGAATGCCCTGCGTTTAGCTCGTCTCCGCTTCCAGGCAGGAGTAGGTACGCAAATTGAAACCCTCACTTCGGAGACTCAGTTAACCCAGGCGCAGGTGAACCTCAGCCGTGCTATTTTAGACTACAACCGCGCTTTTGCCGCTTTGCAACGAGCGATCGGGGCTACCGCACAATCTACAGCACCATAA
- a CDS encoding phosphoketolase family protein, producing MTVATFAEKETLSPEELEKIHAYWRACNYLAVGMIYLRDNPLLKEPLKPEHVKYRLLGHWGSTPGLSFIYVHLNRLIKKYDLNMIFLAGPGHGAPGVLAPVYLEGTYSEVYPDKSEDEEGMQKFFKQFSFPGHIGSHVTPETPGSIHEGGELGYSLSHAFGAVFDNPDLIAACVVGDGEAETGPLATAWHSNKFLNPIRDGAVLPILHLNGYKIANPTLLSRISHEELESLFRGYGYTPYFVEGSEPMEMHQKMARVLEDCITQIRQIQLEARSTGKPFRPKWPMIVLRTPKGWTGPQEVDGHKVEGFWRSHQVPLSGMHKNPEHLRLLEQWLKSYKPEDLFDENGRLRPELKELAPKGNRRMSANPVTNGGVVRKDLVMPDFRDYAVDVPSPGVVEAENTKIMGIFLRDVMKKNMHNFRVFGPDETASNKLHALYEVTKKAWLADYLPEDEDGGHLSPDGRVMEMLSEHTLEGWLEGYLLTGRHGLFHTYEAFAHVIDSMVNQHAKWLDICRHEVPWRSPISSLNILLSSVVWRQDHNGFSHQDPGFIDLVTNKSAAVTRIYLPPDANCLLSVTDHCLRSKGYVNVIVADKQMHLQYLTMEEAIKHCTKGIGIWEWASNDDCGKEPDIPDVVMACCGDIPTMESLAATAILREEFPELKVRFINVVDLFKLQPETEHPHGLSDRDFDTLFTPDKPVIFNFHGYPWLIHKLTYRRTNQERIHVRGYKEEGNINTPLELAIRNQIDRFNLVIDVIDRVPKLQSRAAYVKERMKNAIIDNLNYAREHGIDKEEITNWKWPYGREC from the coding sequence ATGACAGTCGCAACCTTTGCTGAAAAGGAGACCCTCTCCCCCGAAGAACTAGAGAAAATACATGCCTACTGGCGTGCCTGCAACTATTTGGCAGTGGGGATGATCTACCTGCGGGACAATCCCTTGTTGAAGGAGCCATTAAAGCCAGAGCACGTCAAGTATCGGCTGCTGGGACACTGGGGGTCAACACCGGGCTTAAGTTTCATCTATGTCCACCTCAATCGTTTGATCAAGAAATATGACCTCAACATGATTTTCTTGGCAGGGCCTGGGCATGGGGCACCCGGCGTATTAGCGCCTGTCTATCTGGAAGGTACTTATTCCGAGGTTTATCCCGACAAAAGCGAAGATGAGGAGGGAATGCAGAAATTTTTCAAGCAATTTTCCTTCCCAGGGCACATTGGCAGCCACGTCACCCCCGAAACCCCCGGCTCTATCCATGAGGGGGGCGAACTCGGTTACAGTCTGTCCCATGCTTTTGGTGCTGTATTTGACAATCCTGACCTCATTGCTGCCTGTGTAGTAGGAGACGGGGAAGCGGAAACAGGACCCTTGGCAACAGCTTGGCACTCTAATAAATTCCTCAATCCTATCCGCGATGGTGCAGTTTTGCCTATCCTGCATTTGAACGGGTACAAAATTGCTAACCCCACCCTGTTATCCCGCATTTCCCATGAGGAATTAGAGTCCCTCTTCCGTGGGTATGGCTACACCCCCTATTTTGTGGAAGGGTCAGAGCCGATGGAGATGCATCAAAAGATGGCAAGGGTGCTAGAGGATTGCATTACCCAAATTCGCCAAATCCAACTAGAGGCAAGGAGTACGGGCAAGCCCTTCCGTCCCAAGTGGCCCATGATTGTCCTCCGCACCCCCAAGGGTTGGACTGGTCCCCAGGAAGTAGATGGTCACAAAGTAGAGGGATTCTGGCGTTCCCACCAAGTACCGCTGTCAGGGATGCATAAAAATCCTGAGCATCTTAGACTCCTGGAACAGTGGCTAAAGAGCTATAAGCCAGAGGACTTGTTCGATGAGAACGGTCGCTTACGCCCCGAACTAAAGGAACTGGCTCCCAAGGGCAATCGCCGTATGAGTGCCAATCCCGTCACCAATGGCGGTGTCGTGCGCAAGGACTTAGTGATGCCTGATTTTCGCGATTATGCCGTTGATGTTCCCAGCCCTGGGGTGGTGGAGGCGGAAAATACCAAAATTATGGGCATCTTCCTGCGGGACGTGATGAAGAAGAATATGCACAATTTCCGTGTCTTCGGTCCCGATGAAACAGCTTCCAATAAACTCCATGCCCTCTACGAGGTGACTAAGAAAGCTTGGTTGGCGGATTATTTACCGGAGGATGAGGACGGTGGTCATCTCTCCCCCGATGGACGGGTGATGGAAATGTTGAGTGAGCACACCCTAGAAGGTTGGTTAGAGGGCTATTTGCTCACGGGGCGGCATGGCTTATTCCACACCTACGAAGCTTTTGCCCATGTGATTGACTCCATGGTGAATCAGCACGCTAAATGGTTGGACATCTGTCGCCATGAAGTGCCTTGGCGTTCCCCTATCTCCTCATTGAATATCCTGCTATCTTCGGTGGTGTGGCGGCAAGACCACAATGGTTTTAGCCATCAAGACCCTGGGTTTATTGACCTAGTTACTAACAAAAGTGCAGCTGTTACCCGCATCTATTTGCCCCCGGATGCTAACTGTCTCCTGTCGGTCACGGACCACTGTCTGCGCAGTAAGGGCTATGTCAATGTCATTGTCGCCGATAAGCAAATGCACCTGCAGTACCTGACGATGGAGGAGGCAATTAAGCACTGCACCAAGGGGATCGGTATCTGGGAGTGGGCTAGTAATGATGACTGCGGTAAGGAACCGGATATTCCCGATGTGGTCATGGCTTGCTGTGGTGATATTCCCACGATGGAGTCTCTGGCAGCAACGGCAATCCTACGGGAGGAATTCCCTGAGCTGAAGGTGCGCTTTATAAATGTCGTGGACTTGTTTAAGTTGCAACCGGAAACGGAACACCCCCACGGACTCTCCGATCGGGATTTCGATACCCTATTCACACCCGACAAGCCGGTTATCTTCAACTTCCACGGCTATCCCTGGCTCATTCACAAGCTCACCTACCGCCGTACTAACCAAGAGCGCATTCATGTGCGGGGCTACAAGGAGGAGGGGAATATTAATACGCCTTTGGAACTAGCTATCCGCAACCAAATCGATCGGTTCAACCTGGTCATTGATGTCATCGATCGGGTGCCGAAGTTACAATCCCGCGCTGCCTATGTCAAGGAACGGATGAAGAACGCCATCATTGACAATCTCAACTATGCGCGGGAGCATGGCATTGACAAAGAGGAGATTACTAACTGGAAGTGGCCCTACGGTCGCGAGTGTTAG
- the aat gene encoding leucyl/phenylalanyl-tRNA--protein transferase, whose protein sequence is MFLSPFLVWERGLEIGEILAGYSQGYFLMADERGQLGWYGTKVRTLIPLDGRFRYPKSLRRALNQNWFTVGINQAFPRVVEGCADRVDTWISPELKQIYGELRQRGYAHSFETWQGEELAGGILGITIGCAFIGESMFYRIPDGSKVAMVKLVEHLRARQFLLFDAQLMNPHLARFGAYEIPDREYRQLLQRAIKQKCCFLD, encoded by the coding sequence GTGTTTTTATCCCCCTTTTTAGTGTGGGAGCGGGGCTTGGAAATAGGGGAAATTTTAGCGGGCTATAGCCAGGGCTACTTCCTCATGGCGGATGAAAGGGGGCAATTGGGATGGTACGGCACCAAAGTACGTACCTTGATCCCCCTGGATGGGAGGTTTCGCTACCCCAAATCCCTGCGTCGTGCCCTCAACCAAAACTGGTTTACAGTGGGGATCAACCAGGCATTCCCTCGGGTAGTAGAAGGATGCGCCGATCGGGTAGATACGTGGATTTCGCCAGAACTGAAGCAAATTTACGGGGAGTTACGGCAGCGGGGCTATGCCCATAGTTTTGAGACCTGGCAGGGAGAGGAATTAGCGGGGGGGATTCTGGGGATCACGATCGGCTGTGCTTTCATTGGTGAGTCGATGTTCTACCGCATTCCCGATGGCTCCAAGGTGGCTATGGTCAAGCTGGTAGAGCACCTACGAGCACGGCAATTTCTCCTCTTTGATGCCCAGTTGATGAATCCCCATCTCGCCCGCTTTGGTGCCTACGAAATTCCGGATAGGGAATACCGCCAGCTGCTGCAGAGGGCAATCAAGCAAAAATGTTGCTTTCTAGACTAA
- the rpsU gene encoding 30S ribosomal protein S21, producing the protein MTQIIVGENEGIESALRRFKKKIQKAGLIADVRRCQHYETPAEKRKRKAENARRRNRFRRPL; encoded by the coding sequence ATGACCCAGATCATTGTCGGGGAAAACGAAGGGATCGAGTCGGCACTGCGGCGGTTTAAGAAGAAAATCCAAAAGGCAGGCTTAATTGCTGATGTGAGACGGTGTCAGCACTACGAAACTCCTGCCGAAAAACGTAAGCGCAAAGCCGAGAATGCCCGCCGCCGTAATCGCTTCCGTCGCCCGTTGTAG
- a CDS encoding peptidoglycan DD-metalloendopeptidase family protein: MMRKFLSLVSATCAGAIMAADAALAKSNRLETFVFNLSENRLEFSTQAEVQPRGMVITDPTRLVIDLPGTVFHRPTVKRPIGNAIQEVRVGQPEPGTTRLVVEFAPDFPIGNDPLYLTPLSPKHWTVQLPNQVAALHHRVKSSFIWPLIGELTAGFGWRIHPITGDRRLHKGIDIAAPIGTPILAAADGVVKEAGWDDGGYGNKVVIRHFDGTETLYAHNNRLFVSVGQTVKQGQPIAEVGSTGRSTGPHLHFEVIKEEQLLDPLAVLPLRYILFDVAAS, from the coding sequence ATGATGCGCAAATTTTTGTCTCTAGTTTCTGCTACCTGTGCGGGAGCCATTATGGCGGCTGATGCAGCCCTTGCCAAATCCAATCGGTTAGAAACTTTTGTCTTCAATCTGTCAGAAAATCGTCTTGAGTTTTCCACTCAGGCAGAAGTACAACCCAGGGGGATGGTGATTACTGACCCTACTAGATTGGTCATCGATTTGCCAGGGACAGTTTTCCATCGTCCTACGGTCAAACGCCCCATTGGTAACGCTATCCAGGAAGTGCGTGTGGGACAACCTGAACCAGGCACGACCCGTCTGGTGGTCGAATTTGCGCCCGATTTCCCGATCGGCAATGATCCCCTTTATTTAACACCCCTCAGCCCCAAACACTGGACAGTCCAGTTACCCAACCAGGTAGCAGCTCTGCACCACAGGGTAAAGAGTAGTTTTATCTGGCCCCTTATTGGTGAATTAACAGCAGGATTTGGATGGCGGATTCATCCCATCACAGGGGACAGACGACTACATAAAGGGATTGATATTGCTGCTCCCATCGGTACTCCCATCCTTGCCGCTGCCGACGGTGTAGTCAAGGAAGCAGGTTGGGATGACGGCGGTTATGGCAACAAAGTAGTGATTAGGCACTTTGACGGCACGGAAACTCTCTATGCCCACAACAACCGTTTGTTTGTCAGTGTAGGGCAGACCGTTAAACAGGGGCAACCGATCGCGGAGGTAGGTAGCACTGGCAGGAGCACGGGTCCCCACTTGCACTTTGAAGTTATTAAAGAGGAGCAACTCCTTGACCCCTTGGCAGTCCTACCCCTGCGTTATATTTTGTTTGATGTAGCTGCTAGTTAA